CGCGACTATTATCACTGGTGGCCGGCAGAAAAAGGCAAACCCACACCGCGCTTCAGCTTCTTCGATGTGAACAACGATGCTTGGAAGTATGATTCGCTGACTAAGGCTTACTACCTGCACTACTTCTCGCGCAAGCAGCCTGATTTGAACTGGGAAAATCCCAAGCTACGCCAGGAAGTGTACAATATCATGCGCTTCTGGCTAGATAAGGGCATCGATGGGTTCCGAATGGACGCCTTTCAGTACATAGCCAAAGACACCACGTTCCCTACTTTCCCAATTGGCTACGAGAAGCAAATCATTAAGTACTATAGCAGCGGTCCGCACCTGCACGATTATATCCAGGAAATGAACCGCGAAGTACTACGTAAGTACAACGTGATGACCGTGGCAGAAGGGGCAGGTAGCTCGCCCGCTGAAGCCATGAAGTTTGTTGACCCGGACCGCCGTGAGCTGGATATGGCGTATCACTTCGAGGGCGTTGATTACGGTTATGTGCAAGGAAAGGATTACGCTTACCTCGACCCCGCAGGCTACGACCTGGTTAAGTTTAAGCAGATCTATACCAAATGGGATAAGGCTTTTGCTGAGAAAGGGTGGGGGACGGTCTACCTAGGTAACCACGACCAGCCACGCATGGTCTCCCGCTGGGGCGACGACCGGCCCGCATTTCGAGCTCCTTCCGCCAAGCTGCTGACTACGTTCTTGTTAACCATGACCGGCACACCCTTTTATTATAACGGCGACGAGCTCGGCATGACCAACTCGGTTTACAAAAGCATCACCGATTATCGCGACGTGGCGGCGCGCAACCAGTACAAACATCTGCAAGACACAGGCACCGACCTAGCACTATTCCTCAAGCGTCTGAATCAGTCGTCGCGCGATAATAGCCGCACGCCTTTTCAATGGGATGCCACGGCCAATGCCGGCTTTACCACTGGCACTCCCTGGATTGCCGTCAATCCGAACTATACCACCATTAATGAAGTGGCGCAGGATAAAGATCCTGCTTCCGTGCTCAACTACTGCCGCAAGGCCTTAGCTACTCGCCGTCAGCACAAAGTGCTCATATATGGTAAGTACCAGCTGCTTGATGAGGCCAACCCACATATCTATGCCTACACCCGCACGCTAGGCAAGGAGAAGGTGCTCATCGTTCTAAATTTTTCGCCGGACAAACGTAGCTGGTCGGTTCCTTCAACCCTGAAGCCTAGCGCTCAAGCTTTACTGAATAATTACCCAACGTTGAAGGTAAGCTCTGTGCTCGCCTTACAGCCGTGGCAAGCTGTAGTGCTCAGCTTATCGTGAATGGATTTGTGCCATAAGACACGGCTCTAATACTCTCCTTTACACCCGATTACCATCTAGTTAGCGAAGAATGGTTGAGCGTCTTTCCAGCAAACGTTTGCTTCTAATTTGAAACGTTTGCGGTCTTCGACGCGAAGCTAGGTGCAGTTTAATTCCCACTCTTATTCTTTCTCTTATGAGTAACAACTGGTACAACAGGTATAGGTCGTCTGGCTGGTCAGTAACAGTTCAGGCTAACAGCGCACCCCTCCGAAAAGCTTTATCGCTTTGGCTGCTGTTCATCCTAGTTTCCCTAGCGGGTCAAGCGCAGAACACGGTTACTATTACGGGTAAAGTGGTTGACGCGCAGGCTAGTGGCTTGCCCGGCGTAACAGTAGTGGTGCCAGGCACCACTGTCGGGACGAGTACTGGCGCTGATGGTACCTTTAAGGTAGACGTGCCCGCCACGGCCACCACATTATCCTTCTCGTATGTGGGCTATTCGGCGCAACAGGTGAATATCACCGGTAAATCGTCGGTGCAGGTGACCATGCGGGAAGATGCTCAGGCCCTAGCCGACGTTGTAGTGGTTGGCTACGGTACAGTGAAGAAGAATGACTTAACCGGTGCCGTAAGTGCCTTGAACCCGAAGGACTTCAACAAAGGAACCTTTACATCACCAGACCAACTGATCCAGGGTCGCGCCTCGGGCGTGCAGGTAACGCAGAATAGCGGCCAGCCTGGGGGTGCCAACACCATTCGCATCCGCGGCAATGCTGCCGTAACCGGCACTGGTCAGCCGCTGTACGTAATCGACGGCGTGCCGCTCGACGGCCGCTCGGCCCGGCCCGGCCTAAATACTACCTTCGGTGATAGCCCCGATAGCAATCCGCTCAACTTCTTGAACCCTAATGATATTGAGTCGATCGATATTCTGAAGGATGCTTCGGCTACGGCTATTTACGGTTCGCGCGCGGCTTATGGCGTGGTGATTATAACCACGAAGAAAGGCAAAGCAGGCGAGCCTAGGCTCGATGTGAGCGTGTCGGGTGGCTTCTCGAAGATTTTGCGTCGCATTGATGTGCTCGATGCCAATGAGTTTCGGCAAGCGCTAACGTACTACGGTGCTTCGGCCTCCAACGATAGAGGCTTGAGCAACGATGCGCTCGGAGCAATCCTGCACACCGCCTCGGTACAGAACTACAATGCTTCTATTAGCGGTGGCAACGAAAACGCGCGCTACCGTTTGTCGCTCGGCTATCTTGATCAGCAAGGAATTATCAAGAAGACTGGCTTCCAGAAGTACAGCGCCAACTTCTCCACTAACATGAAGTTCTTAGAAAGCAAGCGTCTAGGAGCAGATATTAGTATCACAGCTAGCCAGTTTCGTGAGCAGCTAGCACCGGTTACCAACAACGGCGACTTTCGCGGCAGCCTTATTGGGCAGGCTTTGCAGTGGAATCCGACTGATTCCTTATACAATTCCAAAGGGCTTCCCGTGTCTAGGTTCGGTACTTCCACGATTAACCCCGTGGCAATGCAGCAGTACTACAACGATAACTCACGGGTAACGACAGCCCTAGCTTCCATTTCGCCCTACTACAAGTTCACGGATTGGCTAGAGTATCGCGCGTTGGTGTCGGCTAACTATAGCACGGGCGTTCGTCGCACTTCCATCGATCAGCGCCTCAACGTTGAGCAGTATCAGCGGCTAGGGTACGCCGCGGTCAGCAACAACGAGCTGCTCACCCAGCAGATGACTCACACGTTGAATTTCAATAAGAAACTCGGTAGCGACTTCAATTTAAATGCTCTGCTAGGCTACGAGTATCAGAAATTTGGCAACTCGGGTACGGGCTTAAGCGGGCTAGGTCCGGTGAATACGCAGACAGGCAATCCAGTAGGTTTCGGTACGTATGGGCTGGATTACACGAACTACCTGCAATTCTCTAATCCTTCGGGCCGTAAGATTACTGCCTTTGTAGACCCTGTATCGGAACTGCAATCGTATTTCGGGCGTGCCATTCTTAACTATAAGGAGCGCTACTTACTAACGGCCACTTTGCGCGCTGATGGTAGCACCAAGTTTGGCGACAACAACAAGTACGGCTACTTCCCGTCGTTGTCAGCTGCTTGGGATATTAGTCAGGAGGATTTCTTTTCTATAGAAAGTGTCAACCAGTTGAAAGCGCGGGTAGGTTACGGCCGCACCGGCAACCAAGAGTTTCCAGCTGGCTCAGCCCGGGGACGGTACGCATTTCTGCCTGACAATGGCGGGCTAGGCCAAACCAACAACCCCAACCCTGATCTGAAGTGGCAATCAGATGAGCAGTATGATGCAGGTCTAGACGTGGCCTTATTCAACAACCGCTTGACCCTGACAGCTGACTACTTCTATAAGCGGACCACGGACCTGCTGTATCCCAGTGCGCCCATTCAGCCCGCTGCCCCGGCCGCAAACGGGGTATCGCTCGTGACCTGGAGCAATCTCGACGGGGTTATCGTGAACAAGGGAGTGGAGCTAGCTGCTGGCATTACGGCCATTGATAATCCGCGGGTCGGCCTGAACTTCAGCGCTAATGCCACCTTCATTAAGAACCGGGTGTCGGACGTGAGAGGCGTAATCCAGACGGGAGCACTCAACGGCCAGGGCTTGTCGGACGTGACGGTAGAGGTGATTCAAAGCGGCTTACCAATTAATGCTTTTTTCACCCAGCAGTTTCAGGGAATAGAGGCTGGCTCTGGCCAATCTACTTATGCCGACAACGGTACATTCCGCTACCTAGGTAATCCAAACCCGACAGCCATAGCGGGTCTGAGCGCCAACGTACGCTTCATGAAATTTTCCCTGACGGCCAACTTCAACGGCGTGTTCGGCAATAAGATCTACAACAACACTTTCAACAGTGTGCTCAACGTGAGCCAGATTCAGGGCGGTAAAAACATTGCGCGCGAGTTCTATAAGTCGCCCGTTAAGGAAGCGCTCAGCAACCGCCTTGCGCCTTCCTCTCGCTTCCTGGAAAGTGGTAACTACGTGAAGCTCTCTAACCTAACGCTGAACTATGCCTTCGGTGACCTAGGTCGAGTGTTTAAAGGCACCAGCCTTTATGTCACGGGTCAGAATCTCTTCCTCATCACCAAGTACAAGGGCTTCGATCCTGAGATTAACACCAACAAGTCGGTGAACGGCGTGCCCTCAGTGGGCATCGATTATACCGGCTATCCGACGGCCCGCACCTTCACGTTCGGCGCCAACTTTTCCCTGTAACCCACTCAGCAGCTAGTATTGTATGAAAAAGGTATTGAGTGCAGCGGTCTTGCTGGCCCTTCTCCAGCTGGTCAACAGTTGCGAGATCAACGAAGAGTTTCAAGGTTCGCTGACTACCGATCAAGTAGGTGGTAGCGGTTCCTCCAATACGTCCTCCCTGCTCGATGGCGTGTACACGGCAATGCGCAGTCCTTTCCAGGGAGCAGGTCAGGTATTTGCCCTGTCGGAAGTAACAACTGACGAACGTCTGATGCCTACGCGGGGCGGCGACTGGGATGATAACGGCAAATGGCGCCAGCTGCACCTGCACACCTGGGACGCCAACCACATAGAAATACGCAACAGTTTCAATAACCTGAACGCAGTTGTGTTTGCCGCAACGGACTTGTTGCGTTACAATCCTACGCAGCAGCAGCAAGCGGAAGCCCGGTTCCTGCGCGCTTGGGCCACCTACTGGATCCTCGACCTCTTCGATCAAGTACCTTACCGCGACCCAGGCGAATCGGTAACACAGCTGGCCCGCGTGCGCAAGGGTACTGAGGCGCTCGAATACGTCATAAGCGAGGTAAACGAAGTGTTGCCTAATCTGCCCGACGCACCCGCTTACCGCGCCAATAAGGATGCCGCGCGAGGCTTGCTCATGAAGTGCTACCTCAATCGGGGGGTGTACGCTAACCGCGCGGCGCCCACGTTTGCCGCCGCCGATATGAATCAGGTCATCACCCTCGCCGACCAGATTATCAACACGAACCGCTACAAGTTTGCCGCTAACTACTTCGATAATTTCGCGCCGGATAACACGAATATTGGTACGGAGAACATCTTCACGGAGCTGAACCAAGGCGGTGTAAGCAGCGGAGCACAATTCGACTTGTGGCGGTTTATCTCGCACTACAACATGGTGCCTAGCGGCTACAATGGCCCCACGGCACTGTCTGATTTCTACGACAAGTTTGGCGCGAACGACATTCGGCGTGGTACCGTGTACAGCTACACCAATGGGCCTCTCAACCCCGGCAAACGTCAAAACGTGGGCTTCTTGGTAGGGCAACAGTACAACCTGAACACGGATGCACCCCTGACGGACCGTAGCGGCGCACCCCTAGCTTTCACGCGAGAGGTAAGCATTATTGAAACCGACGCCAAAACCTTGGAGCGCACCGGTATTCGTCCGATGAAGTATCCGCCGGATTTCACGAACAACTCGGCTGGCACCACCGACAACGACATGGTGCACCTGCGCCTGCCTGACGTGTTGTTGATGAAGGCGGAGGCTATTTTGCGGGGTGGCACGGCTACGTCGGCGGGTCCTTATGGCAATACCCCCTTAGCCTTGGTAAACTCTATTCGGGCGCACCCATCGCGCAATGCTGGGGCTCTCCCTAGCTTAACCCTGGATATATTGCTCGACGAGCGAGGCAGAGAACTGTACCTAGAAGAATGGCGCCGACAGGACATGATTCGCTTCGGTAAGTTCCTCGGTCCCATTCAGGAAGGACCTACGAGTAGTTCTCCTACCTACCTCATTTTCCCGATTCCGAACCAACAGGTTGCGGTGAACTCCAATCTCACCCAAAACCCGGGCTACTAACCGAAGGGACTGACTATGCAAACGTTGCAGCGCTACAGTTGCAACGTTTGCATAATTATGGTGTCTACTTGTAAAAAATACGCCTACCTTCCCCTATATTGGCCAGCATGACCTTAGCAACAAGCGAATTTCTTCGGCTCTAAACCGTTTGATTAGCGGGTATACATTACTCGTTTTCGTTGCTGTAGGCTACTAGTTCTTCCGGCTATTTCATCCTTTCCACCAGACCATTTCTGTGACTTCCCGCCGCACATTCGTGAAATCTGCCGCCCTGCTTTCGGCTGGGGCGCTGGTGAGCCCTGCGTTGCTTGCTGCTCCCACCCAATACATCGGTCTTCAGCTGTATACTGTGCGCGACGCCATGCAGCAAGACCCAACGGGCACGCTTGCGAAAGTGGCTCAGCTCGGCTACAACTCAGTGGAAGGTGCTACCTATACGGGTACTCAGAAATTCTACGGAATGGAGCCTGCTGCCTTCGCTAAAACGTTAAAGCAGCACGGATTGATCATGCCCAGCAGCCACTACGTACTCGGCATGGCTGAGAACCAAGGCAAGCCTGTGCAAGGCACCATTCTGCACGGCTGGGACAAAGCCGTGGACGACGCGGCCCAGGTGGGCATCAAGTACATGGTGTGCGCTTACCTCCAGGAATCGGAGCGGGGCAACCTAGATCAGTACAAGCGTCTTGCCGAGGCGCTGAACAAAGCCGGTCAGCGCTGCAAGAAAGCCGGCATCCAGCTGTGTTACCACAACCACGATTTCGAGTTCGTGGCCCAAGACGGCAAGCTGCCCTACGACATCCTCCTCAAGCAAACCGATAAGGACTTGTTGAAGATGGAGCTAGACCTGTACTGGGCCAGCAAAGCCGGGCATGACCCCGTGACTTTGTTCCAACAGAACCCCGGTCGCTTCCCGCTGTGGCACATGAAGGACATGGATAAAACGGAGAAGCACGACTTCACGGAAGTCGGCAACGGCTCCATTGACTTCAAAAAAATATATGCTCAGCGCAAGCTAGCAGGCCTCCAGTATTTCTTCGTGGAGCAGGACCGCACGCCTGGTTCGCCCTTCGACAGCATCCGCAGCAGCATCTCCTATATCAAGGGCACGCTGCTGTAAGTCGCTCACGAGCGGCTATTTACCTCATCTTATTCTACTTCGCTTTTTATGGAACAAAATACCTATGACGCCATCGTCATCGGTTCCGGAATTTCGGGCGGCATGGCCGCTAAGGAGCTGACTGAAAAGGGCTTAAAGACGCTCATGCTGGAGCGTGGCCGCAACATAGAGCACATCAAAGGCTATGTGAACGCCAACAAAGCGCCTTGGGAGTTTCCGCACCGTGGGGGGAAAACTCAGCAGATGATTGAGGATTACCCGGTGTTGAAGCGCGATTACACGCTTAACGAAAGCAACCTTGACTATTGGGTGAATGAGAAGGAAAGCCCCTACACGGAGGTGAAGCCCTTCGACTGGTTTCGCGGCTACCACGTAGGCGGACGCTCCCTGATGTGGGGTCGGCAGTCGTACCGCTGGAGCGACTACGACTTTGAGGCCAACGCCAAAGATGGTATTGCCGTGGACTGGCCTATTCGTTACAAAGACCTAGCTCCGTGGTACAGCCACGCCGAGAAGTTTGCGGGCATCAGCGGCAACCGCGACGGGCTGCCCCAACTCCCCGACGGCGACTTCATGCCGCCTATGGAAATGAACGTGGTGGAGAAAGATGTGGCCGCGCGCATCAAAGCCAAGTTCAAGAACCGACACATGGTGATTGGCCGCACGGCCAACATCACGCAGCCGCACCACAACCGCGTAAACTGCCAGTACCGCAACAAGTGCTGGCTTGGCTGCCCATTCGGTGCGTATTTCAGCACGCAATCGGCCACGCTGCCTGCGGCAGTGGCCACAGGCAACCTGACGCTGCGGCCTTATTCCATTGTTACGCGCATTCTGTACGATAAGGATACCAAGAAGGCGAAAGGCGTGGAAGTGCTGGACGCTGAAACGAACAAGACGTACGAGTACTACGCAAAAGTGGTCTTCCTCAATGCCTCGGCGCTGAACTCTGCCTGGGTGCTGATGAACTCGGCCACTGATGTGTGGCCTGATGGCCTAGGTAGCAGCAGCGGGGAGCTAGGCCACAACGTAATGGACCACCACTTCCGGGCTGGTGCCCACGGCACAATGCCAGGCTACGAAGACAAGTACGTGTTTGGCCGGCGCGCCAATGGTATTTATGTGCCCCGCTTCCGCAACCTGTTCGGCGACAAGCGCGACTACATCCGTGGCTTCGGCTACCAAGGTAGCGCGAGCCGCGAAGGCTGGAGCCGCGACATTGCCGAAATGAGCATTGGCGGTGACTGGAAAGATGCCCTCTCGGAGCCAGGCGCTTGGACCATGGGTCTGACAGGCTTCGGCGAAACGCTGCCGTACCACGATAACCGCATCTTCCTCGACAAAGACAAGAAGGACAAGTGGGGCCTGCCGGTGCTGGCCATGGATGCGACTATTCGCGAGAACGAGCGCAAAATGCGCGTCGACATGATGCAGGACGCAAAGGAAATGCTGGAAGCTGCCGGCATGGAGAATGTGAACACCTACAACAACGACTACGCCATGGGCGGTGGCATCCACGAGATGGGTACGGCGCGCATGGGCCGCGACCCCAAAACATCCGTGCTCAACCAGCACAACCAAGTTTGGGACGCGCCCAACGTGTACGTTACCGACGGGGCGGCCATGACGTCCGCTGCGTGCCAGAATCCTTCGCTTACCTACCTAGCACTCACGGCCCGGGCCGTAGATCATGCCGTAGGCGAAATGAAAAAGCAGAATATCTAATCCTTTCACTGATAAGGTTATGAACAGACGTGATGCCGTCGCCCGAGTAGCCCTAATTATGGGCGGCACCCTCATCGGGGGCGACTACTTGCTAACCGGCTGCGGCCCGGCTAGCACCGATAAAACTGCTGATAACGGAAAAGGAAAAACCCAAGCCAACGGCAAGCTGGCAGATGTGCTCGATGCCAAGCAGGCGGCTTACCTGAACGAAGTAGGCGAAACAATTTTGCCGACTACCGCAACGCCCGGCGCTAAATCCGCCAATGTGGGCGGTTTTATGGCCGTAATGGTACGAGATTGCTACACGCCAGCCGACCAGCAAGCCTTCGTGAAAGGCTTGGATCAGTTGGAAGAAGCTAGCAAAAAGCAGAACGGCAAAGGTTTCCTGGAAAGTACGCCTGAGCAGCGCACGGCCTTGCTTCGTGCGCTCGACACGGAGCAAAAGCAGTACAGCAAAACCAAATCGATTGAGGCACCCAATCACTATTTTCGAATGATGAAGGAGCTGACGTTACTCGGTTATTTCACGTCGGAAGTAGGGGCAACGAAAGCCTTGCGCTACCTTCCCGTGCCCGGTAAGTACGATGGCAACGTGCCATACAAGAAAGGGGACCGGGCTTGGGCTACCACTTAATTTTTTAGCGGTTAGCGGCTAGCGGTTCGTTTTATCTACCAAATGGGGAAGGCGAACAGCTAGCCGCTACCTGCCAACAACACAA
This Hymenobacter sp. GOD-10R DNA region includes the following protein-coding sequences:
- a CDS encoding alpha-glucosidase, with protein sequence MKGLLLLLLAGVTGLFAYVVSVAQSPTSATAPEKSVWWKETVVYQIYPRSFKDSNGDGVGDLRGIISKLDYLKTLGIGAVWLNPIYASPNDDNGYDISDYRQIQPEYGTMQDFDELLKGMHQRGIKLVMDLVVNHSSDEHEWFKQARSSRTNPYRDYYHWWPAEKGKPTPRFSFFDVNNDAWKYDSLTKAYYLHYFSRKQPDLNWENPKLRQEVYNIMRFWLDKGIDGFRMDAFQYIAKDTTFPTFPIGYEKQIIKYYSSGPHLHDYIQEMNREVLRKYNVMTVAEGAGSSPAEAMKFVDPDRRELDMAYHFEGVDYGYVQGKDYAYLDPAGYDLVKFKQIYTKWDKAFAEKGWGTVYLGNHDQPRMVSRWGDDRPAFRAPSAKLLTTFLLTMTGTPFYYNGDELGMTNSVYKSITDYRDVAARNQYKHLQDTGTDLALFLKRLNQSSRDNSRTPFQWDATANAGFTTGTPWIAVNPNYTTINEVAQDKDPASVLNYCRKALATRRQHKVLIYGKYQLLDEANPHIYAYTRTLGKEKVLIVLNFSPDKRSWSVPSTLKPSAQALLNNYPTLKVSSVLALQPWQAVVLSLS
- a CDS encoding SusC/RagA family TonB-linked outer membrane protein; this encodes MVDAQASGLPGVTVVVPGTTVGTSTGADGTFKVDVPATATTLSFSYVGYSAQQVNITGKSSVQVTMREDAQALADVVVVGYGTVKKNDLTGAVSALNPKDFNKGTFTSPDQLIQGRASGVQVTQNSGQPGGANTIRIRGNAAVTGTGQPLYVIDGVPLDGRSARPGLNTTFGDSPDSNPLNFLNPNDIESIDILKDASATAIYGSRAAYGVVIITTKKGKAGEPRLDVSVSGGFSKILRRIDVLDANEFRQALTYYGASASNDRGLSNDALGAILHTASVQNYNASISGGNENARYRLSLGYLDQQGIIKKTGFQKYSANFSTNMKFLESKRLGADISITASQFREQLAPVTNNGDFRGSLIGQALQWNPTDSLYNSKGLPVSRFGTSTINPVAMQQYYNDNSRVTTALASISPYYKFTDWLEYRALVSANYSTGVRRTSIDQRLNVEQYQRLGYAAVSNNELLTQQMTHTLNFNKKLGSDFNLNALLGYEYQKFGNSGTGLSGLGPVNTQTGNPVGFGTYGLDYTNYLQFSNPSGRKITAFVDPVSELQSYFGRAILNYKERYLLTATLRADGSTKFGDNNKYGYFPSLSAAWDISQEDFFSIESVNQLKARVGYGRTGNQEFPAGSARGRYAFLPDNGGLGQTNNPNPDLKWQSDEQYDAGLDVALFNNRLTLTADYFYKRTTDLLYPSAPIQPAAPAANGVSLVTWSNLDGVIVNKGVELAAGITAIDNPRVGLNFSANATFIKNRVSDVRGVIQTGALNGQGLSDVTVEVIQSGLPINAFFTQQFQGIEAGSGQSTYADNGTFRYLGNPNPTAIAGLSANVRFMKFSLTANFNGVFGNKIYNNTFNSVLNVSQIQGGKNIAREFYKSPVKEALSNRLAPSSRFLESGNYVKLSNLTLNYAFGDLGRVFKGTSLYVTGQNLFLITKYKGFDPEINTNKSVNGVPSVGIDYTGYPTARTFTFGANFSL
- a CDS encoding RagB/SusD family nutrient uptake outer membrane protein, with translation MKKVLSAAVLLALLQLVNSCEINEEFQGSLTTDQVGGSGSSNTSSLLDGVYTAMRSPFQGAGQVFALSEVTTDERLMPTRGGDWDDNGKWRQLHLHTWDANHIEIRNSFNNLNAVVFAATDLLRYNPTQQQQAEARFLRAWATYWILDLFDQVPYRDPGESVTQLARVRKGTEALEYVISEVNEVLPNLPDAPAYRANKDAARGLLMKCYLNRGVYANRAAPTFAAADMNQVITLADQIINTNRYKFAANYFDNFAPDNTNIGTENIFTELNQGGVSSGAQFDLWRFISHYNMVPSGYNGPTALSDFYDKFGANDIRRGTVYSYTNGPLNPGKRQNVGFLVGQQYNLNTDAPLTDRSGAPLAFTREVSIIETDAKTLERTGIRPMKYPPDFTNNSAGTTDNDMVHLRLPDVLLMKAEAILRGGTATSAGPYGNTPLALVNSIRAHPSRNAGALPSLTLDILLDERGRELYLEEWRRQDMIRFGKFLGPIQEGPTSSSPTYLIFPIPNQQVAVNSNLTQNPGY
- a CDS encoding sugar phosphate isomerase/epimerase, which gives rise to MKSAALLSAGALVSPALLAAPTQYIGLQLYTVRDAMQQDPTGTLAKVAQLGYNSVEGATYTGTQKFYGMEPAAFAKTLKQHGLIMPSSHYVLGMAENQGKPVQGTILHGWDKAVDDAAQVGIKYMVCAYLQESERGNLDQYKRLAEALNKAGQRCKKAGIQLCYHNHDFEFVAQDGKLPYDILLKQTDKDLLKMELDLYWASKAGHDPVTLFQQNPGRFPLWHMKDMDKTEKHDFTEVGNGSIDFKKIYAQRKLAGLQYFFVEQDRTPGSPFDSIRSSISYIKGTLL
- a CDS encoding GMC family oxidoreductase, with translation MEQNTYDAIVIGSGISGGMAAKELTEKGLKTLMLERGRNIEHIKGYVNANKAPWEFPHRGGKTQQMIEDYPVLKRDYTLNESNLDYWVNEKESPYTEVKPFDWFRGYHVGGRSLMWGRQSYRWSDYDFEANAKDGIAVDWPIRYKDLAPWYSHAEKFAGISGNRDGLPQLPDGDFMPPMEMNVVEKDVAARIKAKFKNRHMVIGRTANITQPHHNRVNCQYRNKCWLGCPFGAYFSTQSATLPAAVATGNLTLRPYSIVTRILYDKDTKKAKGVEVLDAETNKTYEYYAKVVFLNASALNSAWVLMNSATDVWPDGLGSSSGELGHNVMDHHFRAGAHGTMPGYEDKYVFGRRANGIYVPRFRNLFGDKRDYIRGFGYQGSASREGWSRDIAEMSIGGDWKDALSEPGAWTMGLTGFGETLPYHDNRIFLDKDKKDKWGLPVLAMDATIRENERKMRVDMMQDAKEMLEAAGMENVNTYNNDYAMGGGIHEMGTARMGRDPKTSVLNQHNQVWDAPNVYVTDGAAMTSAACQNPSLTYLALTARAVDHAVGEMKKQNI
- a CDS encoding gluconate 2-dehydrogenase subunit 3 family protein gives rise to the protein MNRRDAVARVALIMGGTLIGGDYLLTGCGPASTDKTADNGKGKTQANGKLADVLDAKQAAYLNEVGETILPTTATPGAKSANVGGFMAVMVRDCYTPADQQAFVKGLDQLEEASKKQNGKGFLESTPEQRTALLRALDTEQKQYSKTKSIEAPNHYFRMMKELTLLGYFTSEVGATKALRYLPVPGKYDGNVPYKKGDRAWATT